The DNA window TTGGAAGGCGTGCATACGGGAAACCGTATCGGGGGTTCGAATCCCCCTCTCTCCGCCATTGACTTAGCCCTTGACATGAGAATGTCAGGGGCTTTGTCTTTTGGATGTCTTCCAGATGTAAGGTGAGATGTTTCAAGCATTAGAGATCGGTAGTAAATTGCTGCCAGACATCTTTGTGATCTGCAATCTTCGATCTAAGTGATAAAGAAAAGAGCCCCAATGTTGGGGCTCTTGTGACTTTGTGAAAACACGACGTCGTAACGCGTTACGACATTTCGTTACGACGGTGTTGTGTTCTGGGTCAAAAAGGGAGCTTGTCCATGGCCTCTCGCTTGCGTCCCGTGGGTATGTGGGCATAGACTGTTTCGGTTGTTCGTACGGATGTGTGACCCAATATACGGGATACTGTGAACATGTCGATCCCAGCCTTAAGAAAATACACAGTCGCTGTGTGACGCAACGAGTGAACGGTGATCTTCCGGCCAAAGTCACATTTGTTGACGTACTTCTTGAAGATCACTGTGATTGAGTTTGCGGTCCACTTCGGAAACAACCGACCGGATTTCTTATGTCCCTGCTCTATCAGCAGGTCGTAGAGCTTCTCACCGATCTCCAGAACGCGATTGCGTTTGGTTTTCGTGTTACTTGCTCTCAGGATGATCGTCCGCATCTCCAGGTCAATGTCCCTCCAGTCAATTAGCGCAACTTCGGTTCTGCGGCAACCGGTCAGCAGAAAGAAGCGAATCAGCCGTCGGAACTCCTCGTTTGTAATCGCGGACAATAGCTGCGCAACTTCCGCCTCGTTCAGGTAAACTGCGTAGTCCGGTTCTGGAATTCTGACTGGCATCACGCCTTTGAAGGGATTCTTCACCAACCATTCGAGCTTAACGGCGTATTCGAACCCTGCCTTTACGGCACGGTGGTACATGTTCGTGGTCGTTCCGTTCAACCGTTGCAATAGCCACGCCTTGTACCCCTCCGCGATTTGGTAGTTCACGTCCTCCAGCGGAATGTCATCAGCGTACTCCCGGAACTTCCAGAATCCCTGCTGAATGATTTCGCACGTGTTCTCAGTCTTGTTCGCGCGGCTGAAGGCCATGTACTCACGCTCAAGGTCAGGAATCCGAAGTCTCGAAAACTCTTGCAACTTCGCCT is part of the bacterium genome and encodes:
- a CDS encoding tyrosine-type recombinase/integrase, which translates into the protein MASLRHKKLKSGNYIWVIEYRLDGKSKTYSLGSTDRHTAQRLYHEFCAKLLDVEPGQKADKPIDVKGEKRRREAREHKAKLQEFSRLRIPDLEREYMAFSRANKTENTCEIIQQGFWKFREYADDIPLEDVNYQIAEGYKAWLLQRLNGTTTNMYHRAVKAGFEYAVKLEWLVKNPFKGVMPVRIPEPDYAVYLNEAEVAQLLSAITNEEFRRLIRFFLLTGCRRTEVALIDWRDIDLEMRTIILRASNTKTKRNRVLEIGEKLYDLLIEQGHKKSGRLFPKWTANSITVIFKKYVNKCDFGRKITVHSLRHTATVYFLKAGIDMFTVSRILGHTSVRTTETVYAHIPTGRKREAMDKLPF